GATGACGAGCAACCACCCGTAATCCAGCTTGAGGGTCGCGCGCATCCACAGCAGGATCTTCATCACCATCGTGGCAAACGGCTGCACCACACCCTGCAACCAGCCGCCGTACGGGTTCGAGTTTTCGAACTCGCGCCCGAGTGCCTTGAGCCGCTGGTACTGCTGCGGGCCGGCGTACAGCTCGAACCGGAACGTGCCGTTGTTCAGTCGTGTCACGATCGTGCCGGTCGCGGCGGTGGCGCGCTTCGACGTCCGAGGACCGCCGACGGCAACGGTCTCGGCAAAGCTGTCGTCACCATCGGCTGCCAGCACACCAACGATGAAGTACTTCGACTTGGCCGCCGCCCAAGCAAGCGGTCCCTGTACCAGCGAGCGTTCCCCTGGATCCAGCTTCCCGAAGGGAATACCCTCGGCATTCCGCGTGCGCGGCTTGGCGGCGTAGGCGAAGTGATTCTGGTCGTCGATCGAATCCGCCTCGAAGGAATGGAACGTCGACGGCAGGTCGATCAGGACGAAGCGCGCCGGATTGCCCGACGCATCGTTCCCAATCGTCCCCTCTACACGCGCCAGGAAGGAGTCTGGGACGATCGTGTACTTGAGTTCGAGCGCCCGACCGTTGGCCGTGGCGCGATAGGTCAGCACCGACGCTCCGGTGCTCGCCGTCGAACGCTCCAGCGTGAACGGGACCTTGCCCAGGGAGAGCGTATCGTTGACCCCTAATACTCGATAGCCGAGGATTGACTGCCCCGTCCCGGCGGTGATCGTGACGTTCGCGTTGACCTTGTCGAGCGCCTTGAAGCTCGGCAGCCGCACCTGCAGCGGGGCAGCGCCCACGTTGCTGAAGAGGAAATCCGAGGCAGCGCTGGAGACAGAGGTCGACTCCGGTCGGAACGCACCGGTCGAGTCCTGCGTCGCCGCTCCCTGCGCCGCGACCGTCGGCAGTGCCTCCACGGTCTGGGGCGTCTGAGCCGACGCCGGAGCGGGCGTCGCACTCGCGGCGCCGGTCGAGCCGGTCACAGCGGCCGCACCAGCGGCTGCACCAGCAGCTGCAGGCGTCTTGGCGGGAGTCTTGGGCAGCGCCGTCGGAAACAGCTTCGGCGTGACGATGATGACGATCGCGACCAGCGCGAGGGCCAAGATGGTGCGTTTATCCATCGCAGCGAGAGTGGATCAGGGCACAGGATCGAATCCGCCGGGATGCAGCGGATGGCAGCGGGCAATGCGCCGCGCGGCCAGGAGGGAACCGCGAAACGCGCCATGCTTCTGGAGCGCCTCGATGGCGTACTGCGAGCAGGACGGGTAGAACCGGCAGACTGCAGGAAGCAGCGGACCGATGAACATCTGATAGATGCGCACCAGCGCCACGGCTACGTGTCGCATGCCGCGTCCCTCCTCGGGTCCAGTCGCTGCAGCTTGGGCACCAACTGCTCCACGTCGTCACG
This genomic interval from Gemmatimonadota bacterium contains the following:
- the yidC gene encoding membrane protein insertase YidC is translated as MDKRTILALALVAIVIIVTPKLFPTALPKTPAKTPAAAGAAAGAAAVTGSTGAASATPAPASAQTPQTVEALPTVAAQGAATQDSTGAFRPESTSVSSAASDFLFSNVGAAPLQVRLPSFKALDKVNANVTITAGTGQSILGYRVLGVNDTLSLGKVPFTLERSTASTGASVLTYRATANGRALELKYTIVPDSFLARVEGTIGNDASGNPARFVLIDLPSTFHSFEADSIDDQNHFAYAAKPRTRNAEGIPFGKLDPGERSLVQGPLAWAAAKSKYFIVGVLAADGDDSFAETVAVGGPRTSKRATAATGTIVTRLNNGTFRFELYAGPQQYQRLKALGREFENSNPYGGWLQGVVQPFATMVMKILLWMRATLKLDYGWLLVIFGVAVRLILWPLNHGAMRTSMKMQRIQPELNDIQKRYKADPAKLQSEMMRVYKEHDMSPFSTFAGCLPLLLPMPVLFALFFVFQNTIEFRGVPFLWLADISIKDPFYIVPLLMGVSMFFLSWVGMRNSPPNPQAKMMLYIFPVMMTFLFANFASGLNLYYAIQNIAAIPQQWLIANERGKQGGGAGKKG
- the yidD gene encoding membrane protein insertion efficiency factor YidD, with amino-acid sequence MRHVAVALVRIYQMFIGPLLPAVCRFYPSCSQYAIEALQKHGAFRGSLLAARRIARCHPLHPGGFDPVP